The following proteins come from a genomic window of Paenibacillus spongiae:
- a CDS encoding ribonuclease J: MKTKETLLSIVALGGVNEIGKNMYVIEYGDDIIVIDCGSKFPDESLLGIDLIIPDITYLLDNHSKVKAMIVTHGHEDHIGGIPYVLKQLNVPVYATRLTLGLIESKLKEHGLSGSTELIIIDSESQFNIGEIGLRFFRTNHSIPDCLGIAFTTPEGTVVHTGDFKFDLTPVNEQYPDLHRMAEIGMNGVLALLSESTNAERPGFTPSERLVGQHIEEAFVQARQKIFISTFASNVHRLQQIIDAAEKTGRKVALLGRSMLNVVSIASELGYLRIPDTMLVEASEVNQYAPEKIVVMCTGSQGEPMAALSRLASSSHRQVKVHPGDTVIIAATSIPGNERNVARIVDNLYQLKAKVIYGSGTVTGMHVSGHASQDELKLMLSLMKPKYFIPIHGEFRMLHQHRLLAEAVGVDKNNIFIVNNGDVVDIVHNKAFQTRKIPNGNTFVDGLGIGDVGNIVLRDRKLMAEDGILIVIVTLSKMDGHILSGPDVISRGFVYVRESEGLLDEVSRIAVKAIEQLQDTDVSQWGVYKQTIKESVGRFVYSYTKRRPMILPIIIEV, from the coding sequence ATGAAAACAAAGGAAACGTTATTGTCGATCGTTGCCTTGGGCGGCGTGAATGAAATCGGGAAAAACATGTATGTGATTGAATACGGGGATGACATTATCGTCATTGACTGCGGCTCCAAATTTCCCGACGAAAGCTTGCTAGGTATCGATTTAATCATTCCGGATATCACCTATTTGTTGGACAACCACAGCAAGGTGAAAGCGATGATCGTCACGCATGGCCATGAGGATCATATCGGAGGAATTCCTTATGTCCTGAAGCAGCTCAATGTACCGGTATACGCCACCCGGTTAACGCTTGGGCTTATCGAGAGCAAATTAAAGGAGCACGGCCTGTCGGGCAGCACCGAATTAATCATCATCGATTCCGAATCTCAGTTCAATATCGGCGAGATCGGGCTGCGATTCTTTAGGACCAACCACAGTATCCCGGATTGCTTAGGCATAGCGTTCACGACGCCGGAAGGCACCGTTGTGCATACGGGCGATTTCAAATTCGATCTGACTCCTGTGAATGAGCAATACCCGGATTTGCACCGGATGGCTGAAATCGGCATGAATGGCGTACTGGCCCTCTTGTCGGAGAGCACGAATGCGGAACGTCCCGGCTTCACCCCGTCCGAACGGCTCGTAGGCCAGCATATTGAAGAAGCGTTCGTTCAAGCGCGGCAAAAAATCTTTATCTCCACCTTCGCTTCCAATGTGCACCGTCTCCAGCAAATCATCGACGCGGCAGAGAAAACGGGCCGTAAAGTCGCCTTGCTGGGCAGAAGCATGCTCAATGTCGTATCGATTGCAAGCGAGCTCGGATATTTGCGTATTCCGGATACAATGCTGGTCGAAGCGAGTGAAGTCAATCAATATGCGCCCGAGAAGATTGTCGTGATGTGTACGGGGAGTCAAGGCGAGCCAATGGCCGCCCTCTCCCGATTAGCCAGCTCCAGCCACCGCCAGGTTAAAGTTCATCCGGGCGATACCGTTATTATTGCAGCTACATCCATCCCCGGCAACGAACGGAACGTAGCGCGTATCGTGGATAATTTATATCAGCTGAAGGCGAAGGTAATCTATGGTTCAGGAACCGTGACAGGGATGCATGTATCCGGTCATGCCAGTCAGGATGAGCTGAAGCTGATGCTGTCCTTGATGAAGCCGAAATATTTCATCCCGATCCATGGTGAATTCCGAATGCTGCATCAGCACCGTCTGTTAGCGGAAGCCGTGGGGGTGGACAAGAATAACATCTTCATCGTGAACAACGGCGATGTCGTCGATATCGTGCACAACAAAGCCTTTCAAACCCGCAAAATACCGAACGGCAATACGTTCGTGGACGGTCTTGGCATCGGCGATGTCGGTAACATCGTTCTGCGTGACCGCAAGCTCATGGCGGAAGACGGCATTTTGATCGTGATCGTCACGCTGAGCAAGATGGATGGTCATATTTTATCGGGACCGGACGTGATATCGCGCGGGTTCGTATATGTTCGCGAATCGGAGGGTTTGCTGGATGAAGTCAGCCGGATCGCCGTGAAGGCGATCGAACAGCTGCAGGATACGGATGTTAGCCAATGGGGGGTCTACAAGCAGACGATCAAGGAATCGGTCGGACGGTTCGTGTACTCCTATACAAAAAGACGGCCGATGATCCTCCCCATCATTATCGAGGTTTAA
- a CDS encoding CBS domain-containing protein has product MRKIADIMSSDCITVNSHSSIHDCAVIMRDHDIGFVPVIDNRSLIGVVTDRDLVIRGYADNHPGSSSVNDVCSKDVRTITSGISIDEAANIMASEQIRRLPVVENGQLLGVVSLGDLAVREIFVNEAGEALSGISEHESGQAFH; this is encoded by the coding sequence ATGAGAAAAATTGCGGATATTATGTCGTCAGACTGTATCACAGTCAATAGTCACAGTTCCATTCATGACTGCGCTGTAATCATGCGCGACCATGACATCGGTTTTGTTCCCGTTATCGACAACCGCTCATTGATCGGCGTCGTTACGGACCGTGATTTGGTCATCAGGGGCTATGCGGACAATCACCCCGGTTCTTCTTCGGTCAACGATGTGTGTTCGAAGGACGTTCGAACCATTACTTCCGGGATTTCAATCGATGAAGCGGCCAATATTATGGCTTCCGAACAAATTCGCCGACTTCCTGTCGTAGAGAACGGTCAATTGCTAGGGGTCGTATCGCTCGGCGACCTGGCTGTCCGTGAAATATTCGTCAACGAAGCAGGGGAAGCGTTAAGCGGAATTTCGGAGCATGAGTCAGGACAGGCGTTTCATTGA
- a CDS encoding PRK06851 family protein, which yields MTGNIINFYAGGNTAQGFTNLFDSSLQGLDRIYILKGGPGTGKSSLIRTIGNKMVKAGYNIWFIHCASDNDSLDGLIVPELKIGIVDGTAPHVIEPQLPGAVEQYVNLGAAWDADQLGDRRQEIEQLNGRIKQAYERAYAGFAETLRIHDDWEKIYIANMNYAAADELTLEYEQIIFGIKQQDKQSRVDRRFLGAATPRGAVDFVPNLTEGLAKRYFIKGRAGSGKSTFLKKLAASAIERGFDVEIYHCGFDSNSLDMVILRELSVAIFDSTAPHEYFPDRDTDEIIDMYERCITPGTDELHADALRDVKERYAASMKQSVVFLAEAKSCHDELENIYVQAMDFGIVDQIQKKIQQEIARMLIVSD from the coding sequence ATGACGGGAAACATCATTAATTTCTATGCGGGCGGCAATACCGCGCAGGGTTTTACGAACCTGTTCGATTCATCGCTGCAGGGGCTCGATCGGATTTACATTCTGAAGGGCGGCCCCGGGACAGGGAAGTCGAGCTTGATTCGAACCATCGGGAACAAGATGGTCAAAGCCGGCTATAATATATGGTTTATTCACTGCGCGTCCGATAATGACTCGCTCGACGGATTAATTGTTCCGGAATTGAAGATCGGAATCGTTGACGGAACAGCTCCGCATGTCATCGAGCCTCAGCTGCCTGGCGCCGTCGAGCAGTATGTGAATTTGGGCGCGGCTTGGGATGCCGATCAACTCGGTGACCGCAGGCAGGAAATCGAACAATTGAATGGCAGAATCAAGCAGGCCTACGAGCGCGCCTATGCCGGTTTTGCCGAAACGCTGCGGATTCACGACGATTGGGAAAAAATCTACATCGCCAACATGAACTACGCGGCTGCCGACGAATTAACGCTGGAATACGAGCAAATTATTTTTGGCATCAAGCAGCAGGATAAGCAAAGCCGGGTCGACCGCCGGTTCCTCGGGGCTGCGACGCCTAGAGGAGCGGTTGATTTTGTTCCGAATCTGACGGAAGGCTTGGCCAAAAGGTATTTTATTAAAGGCCGGGCCGGATCGGGAAAATCCACCTTCCTGAAGAAACTCGCCGCTTCAGCCATCGAACGGGGCTTCGACGTGGAAATTTACCATTGCGGGTTCGACTCCAACAGCCTGGATATGGTCATTCTCAGGGAGCTGAGTGTCGCTATCTTTGACAGTACGGCGCCTCATGAATATTTTCCCGATCGGGACACGGATGAGATCATCGATATGTACGAACGGTGCATTACGCCTGGAACGGATGAACTTCATGCAGATGCTCTCCGGGATGTGAAGGAAAGATACGCGGCCAGCATGAAGCAGTCCGTCGTCTTCCTTGCCGAGGCCAAGTCCTGTCATGATGAACTGGAGAACATCTATGTGCAGGCCATGGATTTCGGCATTGTCGATCAGATCCAGAAGAAGATTCAGCAGGAAATTGCCAGAATGCTGATCGTAAGCGATTAG
- a CDS encoding DedA family protein: MEWISGLFEQYGYYVLFLGLFAESLALPFPGELAMAVSGHMSTLGNFRLPAIILISYIGAILGTVVTYYLGSKLGASLFERKGKFLFMNRQRLDKMTQWFDRYGTKLILVSYFIPGLRHFTGYTAGILQIRFRTLLLYNSIGGFVWVLGYVSIGHFFGIHIEQLLHQFSRYSLVAFIVIASSAAVILVLKRNKEAVTNWLLRRKRSDL; this comes from the coding sequence ATGGAATGGATTAGCGGCCTTTTTGAACAATATGGCTATTACGTATTATTTCTTGGACTGTTTGCCGAATCATTGGCGCTGCCCTTTCCCGGTGAATTGGCGATGGCGGTATCCGGACATATGAGCACGTTAGGAAACTTCCGATTACCGGCAATTATTCTGATCTCCTATATTGGAGCCATACTCGGTACGGTCGTCACGTACTATTTGGGCTCCAAACTGGGTGCTTCCTTATTCGAACGCAAAGGGAAATTCTTGTTTATGAACAGGCAGCGGCTGGATAAGATGACCCAATGGTTTGACCGATATGGCACTAAGCTTATTCTGGTCAGCTACTTCATCCCCGGCCTGAGACATTTCACCGGTTACACAGCCGGCATTCTTCAAATCCGTTTTCGCACTTTACTGCTGTACAATAGTATAGGCGGCTTCGTATGGGTATTGGGCTACGTGTCGATTGGCCATTTCTTCGGTATACACATCGAGCAGCTGCTGCATCAATTTTCCCGGTATTCCCTTGTCGCATTTATTGTAATCGCTTCGAGCGCGGCAGTCATTCTAGTCCTCAAGCGCAACAAAGAAGCGGTAACGAATTGGCTCCTCCGGCGCAAACGCAGCGATTTGTAA
- the gap gene encoding type I glyceraldehyde-3-phosphate dehydrogenase, whose translation MKLNIGVGISGMGRIGRLLVRKIFDEKQQSVNLQAINCSYPAETIAHLLKYDTVHGRWDANIAVSNGKLIINGTPIQIVSERDPSRLPWRSLGVDLAIDATGKFNDREGAGKHIEAGASRVLITAPGKQMDLTIVMGVNEQLYHPDQHKLVSAASCTTNCLSPLLYILNEAFGVRSGWMSTIHSFTSDQNHLDNPHKDLRRARSCTSSIVPTSTGVGKALVDVLPDLAPHIQGISLRVPTQDVSLVDLTVSVSRASSLEEVKAVLRAGAESARLSPYVSYSDEPLVSADYIGCPKSAVIDGPSVMVMENQIKVLAWYDNEWAYASRVIELAQLMLEKAKSPQLV comes from the coding sequence ATTAAGTTGAATATTGGCGTGGGGATTAGCGGTATGGGACGAATCGGAAGACTGTTAGTCAGAAAAATATTCGATGAAAAGCAGCAATCGGTCAATTTACAGGCGATTAATTGCAGCTATCCCGCGGAAACGATTGCTCATCTGTTAAAGTATGATACCGTACATGGAAGATGGGACGCCAATATCGCCGTCAGCAACGGCAAACTGATCATTAATGGAACTCCAATTCAAATTGTATCCGAACGCGATCCGTCGCGTTTGCCCTGGCGTAGCCTCGGCGTTGACCTAGCAATCGATGCGACCGGCAAATTTAATGACCGGGAAGGAGCAGGCAAGCATATTGAAGCCGGCGCCTCCCGTGTTCTAATCACAGCGCCCGGCAAACAGATGGATTTGACCATCGTGATGGGGGTAAATGAGCAGCTCTATCATCCGGACCAGCACAAGCTGGTATCGGCCGCGTCTTGCACGACGAACTGCTTGTCCCCGCTGCTGTACATTCTTAACGAAGCATTCGGCGTTCGGAGCGGTTGGATGTCGACCATTCACTCCTTCACGTCCGATCAGAACCATCTGGATAATCCACATAAGGATCTGCGCAGAGCCCGTTCCTGCACATCATCCATCGTGCCTACGTCGACAGGAGTCGGTAAGGCGCTCGTCGATGTGCTGCCAGATTTGGCTCCGCATATTCAAGGCATTTCCCTGCGCGTTCCGACACAGGATGTATCTCTTGTGGACTTAACCGTTAGCGTATCCCGCGCGAGTTCCTTGGAAGAGGTGAAGGCTGTTCTGCGAGCGGGAGCCGAATCGGCCCGGTTATCGCCTTATGTCAGCTATTCCGACGAACCATTGGTATCGGCCGACTATATCGGCTGCCCCAAATCGGCGGTCATCGACGGCCCATCGGTCATGGTCATGGAAAATCAGATTAAAGTGTTGGCCTGGTATGACAATGAATGGGCATATGCCAGCCGTGTTATCGAATTGGCGCAGCTCATGCTGGAGAAAGCCAAATCCCCGCAGCTTGTGTAG
- the aroC gene encoding chorismate synthase: MAGNTFGESFKITTFGESHGAAVGVIVDGVTPGVEIDEPYIQVQMDRRKPGQSSVTSPRKEYDKIHIMSGVFEGKTTGTPLFIMLHNTDMRPEAYSDIQHSFRPGHADYTYLMKYGIRDHRGSGRASGRETAGRVAAGAVARKLLEHRGVNVVAYTKEIGGIRCESFDEDVIERNPVRACDLEAAGRMVEKIEYLSSIGDSCGGIVECRIRGVRPGIGEPVFDKLDAELAKAMLSIGAIKGIEFGAGFAAAGMLGSEHNDQMNASGFLTNNAGGIVGGISTGEEIVFRVVVKPTSSITVPQQTMNTAGEEQTIITEGRHDPCICPRIIPVVEAMACIVLEDLIKRQAAMHDR; encoded by the coding sequence ATGGCAGGAAATACATTCGGAGAAAGCTTTAAAATAACGACCTTCGGCGAGTCGCACGGAGCGGCAGTAGGTGTCATTGTAGACGGCGTTACGCCAGGCGTTGAAATCGACGAGCCCTATATTCAAGTTCAAATGGACCGGCGCAAGCCTGGACAATCGTCGGTCACGTCACCGAGGAAAGAATACGATAAGATCCATATTATGTCCGGTGTATTCGAAGGAAAGACGACAGGCACGCCATTATTCATCATGCTGCACAATACCGATATGAGGCCTGAAGCTTACAGTGATATTCAACATTCCTTCCGGCCTGGACATGCCGACTATACGTACTTGATGAAATACGGTATTCGGGATCACCGCGGCAGCGGACGGGCATCTGGAAGAGAGACGGCGGGCAGAGTCGCGGCGGGGGCTGTTGCGCGCAAGCTGCTTGAGCATAGAGGCGTCAACGTTGTTGCTTATACGAAGGAAATCGGCGGTATTCGATGTGAATCCTTCGATGAGGACGTTATTGAGCGCAATCCGGTCAGAGCTTGCGATCTTGAAGCCGCTGGACGTATGGTGGAGAAAATCGAATATTTGTCTTCCATAGGCGATAGCTGCGGCGGGATCGTGGAATGTAGAATACGCGGGGTGCGTCCCGGAATCGGCGAGCCGGTGTTCGATAAGCTGGATGCGGAGCTGGCCAAGGCGATGCTGTCGATCGGAGCGATTAAGGGCATTGAATTCGGGGCAGGATTTGCGGCAGCAGGCATGCTGGGAAGCGAGCATAACGACCAAATGAACGCATCCGGATTTCTGACGAACAATGCCGGAGGAATTGTAGGAGGCATAAGTACAGGAGAGGAGATCGTGTTCAGAGTTGTCGTGAAGCCGACTTCCTCCATTACCGTTCCACAGCAAACGATGAATACCGCAGGCGAGGAACAAACGATAATAACGGAAGGAAGACATGATCCGTGCATCTGTCCGAGAATTATTCCCGTTGTGGAGGCTATGGCCTGCATCGTATTGGAGGATCTAATAAAGCGGCAGGCAGCTATGCATGATCGTTAA
- the selD gene encoding selenide, water dikinase SelD translates to MSQVDKVKLTSLSSKGGCGCKIGPADLSQVLRNLPAAEPNPNLLVGLDTSDDAGVYKLNDEMAIVQTVDFFTPIVNDPYDFGQVAAANAISDIYAMGGKPLTVLNIVAFPIHTLDKQILTDILRGAADKVKEAGATLVGGHSIDDKEPKFGLAVTGLVHPDKVRTNAGAKPGDKLILTKPIGVGILTTSIKNNKLSDEEVAAVTKVMTTLNKTAAETMEPYNVHACTDVTGFGLLGHASEMAKGSGAGIRISQSLVPVLPRVRELAEAGLVPGGTKNNYAHLEGSVTFAEELDQIDQWILCDAVTSGGLLIAVDPAQADSLLGDLRGAGVNAHLIGEVTNEQPGHITVTA, encoded by the coding sequence ATGTCACAAGTCGATAAAGTCAAGCTGACCAGCCTGTCGAGCAAAGGGGGCTGCGGCTGCAAGATCGGGCCGGCCGATCTGTCCCAAGTCCTTCGCAATCTTCCGGCGGCGGAGCCGAATCCTAATCTGTTAGTCGGACTCGATACAAGCGATGACGCAGGTGTTTATAAACTGAACGATGAGATGGCCATTGTACAGACGGTCGACTTCTTCACGCCGATCGTGAATGATCCGTATGATTTCGGACAAGTGGCTGCGGCCAACGCGATCAGCGATATCTATGCGATGGGCGGCAAGCCGCTGACGGTGCTGAACATCGTCGCTTTTCCCATTCATACGCTGGACAAGCAGATTTTGACCGATATTTTGCGCGGCGCGGCGGATAAGGTGAAGGAAGCGGGAGCGACGCTGGTTGGCGGGCATTCCATCGATGACAAGGAGCCGAAGTTCGGGCTGGCTGTAACGGGCCTTGTTCATCCGGATAAAGTGAGAACAAATGCGGGCGCGAAGCCGGGCGACAAGCTTATCTTGACGAAGCCGATCGGCGTCGGCATTCTGACGACCTCGATCAAGAATAACAAGCTGTCCGATGAGGAAGTCGCCGCGGTCACCAAGGTCATGACGACGCTCAACAAGACGGCGGCCGAGACGATGGAGCCTTATAACGTTCATGCCTGCACCGACGTGACGGGCTTTGGCCTGCTGGGCCATGCTTCGGAGATGGCGAAGGGCAGCGGGGCCGGCATCCGGATTTCCCAATCCCTCGTGCCTGTACTGCCTCGCGTACGAGAGCTCGCCGAAGCAGGGCTGGTACCCGGAGGAACGAAGAATAATTACGCCCATCTGGAGGGCTCGGTTACGTTCGCTGAGGAGCTGGATCAGATCGACCAATGGATTCTATGCGATGCGGTCACTTCAGGCGGGCTTCTTATTGCGGTCGACCCGGCGCAGGCGGATTCGCTCCTGGGCGATCTGCGCGGTGCCGGCGTGAATGCGCATCTGATCGGCGAGGTGACGAACGAACAGCCAGGACATATAACGGTAACGGCCTAG
- the mnmH gene encoding tRNA 2-selenouridine(34) synthase MnmH has product MFQDLTIEELLELQRKGEVELIDVRSPSEYAESTIPGSVNIPIFDDAERAEVGTLYKQESIEAAKDKGLEIVSRKLPAFIRAISDTEHARKVVFCWRGGMRSKTSATLASLMGLRMYRLTGGFRAYRKWVVQKLEGISELPPCYVINGYTGTGKTELLNRLEQLGYPVINLEAMAQHRGSIFGHIGTRPNNQKSFESLLIQALIRLENAPYLIVEGESKRVGKVVLPDFIMKAKEKGTALFVEIPFEARVANLINDYNPKDYKEEYLKSFARIEKRIHTPVAAEIRRSLQEEQYDDAARLLLEHYYDPRYQFAMEQYDHGRITVRAVNTDQALKEIMKQLPKLP; this is encoded by the coding sequence ATGTTTCAGGATCTCACCATAGAGGAGCTGCTTGAGCTTCAACGCAAAGGTGAAGTCGAATTAATCGATGTGCGCTCCCCGTCCGAGTATGCGGAATCAACAATACCCGGCAGCGTGAACATCCCGATCTTCGACGATGCGGAGAGGGCGGAGGTTGGCACGCTGTACAAGCAGGAAAGCATAGAAGCAGCTAAAGATAAAGGGCTCGAGATCGTCTCGCGCAAGCTGCCTGCGTTTATTCGGGCCATCAGCGACACGGAGCACGCGCGCAAGGTCGTCTTCTGCTGGCGGGGAGGCATGCGCAGCAAAACATCCGCGACCCTCGCTTCCTTAATGGGCCTACGAATGTACCGCTTGACAGGCGGTTTCCGCGCCTACCGCAAGTGGGTGGTCCAGAAGCTGGAGGGGATCTCGGAGCTGCCTCCTTGCTATGTGATCAACGGGTACACAGGTACCGGAAAGACGGAGCTGCTCAATCGGCTGGAGCAGCTCGGTTATCCGGTCATCAACCTGGAAGCGATGGCCCAGCACCGCGGATCGATATTCGGGCATATCGGCACCAGGCCGAATAACCAGAAGTCGTTCGAATCGCTGCTGATTCAAGCGCTCATTCGTCTGGAGAATGCGCCTTATCTGATTGTAGAGGGAGAGAGCAAGCGGGTTGGGAAGGTCGTTCTGCCTGATTTTATCATGAAAGCCAAGGAGAAGGGGACTGCGCTGTTTGTCGAAATTCCGTTCGAGGCAAGAGTGGCCAATCTGATTAACGATTATAATCCGAAAGACTATAAGGAAGAGTATCTCAAATCCTTCGCTCGGATCGAGAAACGGATTCACACGCCAGTCGCAGCCGAAATCCGACGCTCTCTGCAGGAGGAGCAGTATGACGATGCGGCAAGACTGCTGCTTGAGCATTATTACGACCCCCGCTATCAATTCGCCATGGAACAGTATGATCATGGCCGGATTACGGTTCGGGCAGTGAACACGGACCAAGCGTTGAAGGAGATTATGAAGCAGCTGCCGAAGCTGCCTTGA